A window of the Caldicellulosiruptoraceae bacterium PP1 genome harbors these coding sequences:
- a CDS encoding ABC transporter substrate-binding protein, with the protein MQRSKKLTRLVALAVAVIFLVSLAMSFAIAGEKMTRKNTLYVAGFQWGPPTNFNPFNTSPAWPIGSNSYIYETLFSFNLITGNLDPLIGEKYQWKDSLTLVITLRKGTKWQDGKPLTAKDVEYTINLGKKVAVSYSPIWDYITSCKALNDLTIEMKLNPKKAHKAMVENYISTIRIVPKHVWEPIEKKNAVTQAVNLKPVGSGPYKLLSYNQSQIVLVRDDNYWGIKYFGKPAPTYIVHPIFKSNDAGNLALEKGQIDLSQQFCPQIWKMWEDKKLPVGTWYKNVPYHVPASIPSLIINVNKKPLNNPLVRRALAYSINYAKIAETAMSRYSQPVSSSLIIPVGVPEKKFYNKADVEKYGWKYDPKKAVEILEKELKAKKGSDGVYVLPDGTRLGPITLECPYGWTDWMTSLEVVAESAKKVGFDIRTSYPEFPVVADHRDNGNFDILMWTPGGGYSPAHPWIRFRDVMESRGVPPAGQVAYWNWGRYKNAQAEKLLDQAASTQDTKKLTEIYRQLNILYMKDIPIIPLEYRPWEFYEYNETYWTNFPNEKNPTAPPQHNYAGVQLLYKIKPKK; encoded by the coding sequence ATGCAAAGGAGTAAAAAGCTTACGAGGTTGGTAGCATTAGCAGTTGCAGTGATATTTTTAGTTTCACTTGCCATGTCATTTGCAATTGCAGGCGAAAAGATGACCCGGAAGAATACCCTTTATGTTGCAGGTTTCCAATGGGGACCACCAACAAACTTCAATCCATTCAACACAAGCCCAGCGTGGCCAATTGGAAGCAATTCGTACATTTATGAAACACTATTCTCATTTAACCTAATCACAGGTAATTTGGACCCATTGATAGGAGAGAAGTATCAGTGGAAAGACAGCCTTACATTAGTAATAACCCTTCGTAAAGGTACAAAGTGGCAGGACGGAAAGCCCCTTACAGCTAAAGACGTAGAGTACACAATAAACCTAGGTAAGAAGGTAGCAGTATCATACAGTCCAATTTGGGATTACATCACATCATGTAAAGCATTGAATGATTTAACAATTGAGATGAAGCTAAATCCAAAGAAAGCACATAAAGCAATGGTAGAGAACTATATAAGCACAATTCGTATAGTACCAAAACATGTATGGGAACCAATCGAAAAGAAGAATGCAGTAACTCAAGCAGTAAACCTAAAACCAGTCGGCTCAGGTCCATATAAACTTCTTAGCTACAATCAATCACAGATAGTATTAGTAAGGGATGATAATTACTGGGGAATTAAGTACTTTGGTAAACCAGCTCCAACATATATTGTACATCCAATATTCAAGAGTAACGATGCAGGCAACTTAGCATTAGAAAAGGGACAAATAGATTTATCACAACAATTCTGCCCACAGATATGGAAGATGTGGGAAGACAAGAAGTTACCAGTGGGTACATGGTATAAGAATGTTCCATATCACGTACCAGCATCAATACCATCATTGATAATCAATGTAAACAAGAAGCCACTCAATAACCCATTAGTAAGAAGAGCATTAGCATATTCAATAAACTATGCGAAGATAGCAGAGACAGCAATGTCAAGGTATTCACAGCCAGTATCATCAAGCTTGATAATACCAGTAGGAGTACCAGAGAAGAAGTTCTACAACAAAGCAGATGTAGAGAAATACGGATGGAAGTATGATCCAAAGAAGGCAGTAGAGATATTAGAAAAAGAACTAAAAGCAAAGAAAGGCAGCGACGGGGTATACGTATTACCAGATGGAACAAGGCTTGGACCAATAACACTTGAATGTCCGTATGGATGGACAGACTGGATGACATCATTAGAGGTAGTAGCAGAGAGTGCGAAGAAGGTAGGATTTGATATAAGAACATCATATCCAGAATTTCCAGTAGTAGCAGACCACAGAGATAATGGGAACTTTGATATATTGATGTGGACACCAGGAGGTGGATATTCACCAGCACATCCATGGATAAGATTCAGGGATGTAATGGAATCAAGAGGAGTACCACCGGCAGGGCAAGTAGCATACTGGAACTGGGGAAGATATAAAAATGCCCAAGCAGAGAAGTTACTTGATCAGGCAGCATCAACACAGGATACAAAGAAGTTAACAGAGATATACAGACAACTTAATATATTATATATGAAAGATATACCAATAATACCACTTGAATATAGACCATGGGAGTTCTATGAATATAACGAAACATATTGGACTAACTTCCCGAATGAAAAGAACCCGACAGCACCACCACAACATAACTATGCTGGTGTTCAACTTCTTTACAAGATTAAACCAAAGAAATAA
- a CDS encoding response regulator — MFKVFLVEDEMFMREGLKNIIDWEGYGFKIIGEAEDGQEALNFLIKEQVDLLLTDIKIPIINGLELIKRVKENIYPAPEIIVISGFADFEYARTALRYGVSNYLLKPVEEEELIDTLLKIKSKLKKKSINIESNTFQSEKLKEDIKNRILSNNINLYDGYYLGIIYLKDILKWLNNFPDEKIDNILQQVDYTLLNLGIKNIYYLTENEGKYFILSKEKQHFEKVLEVLINKLNFLNEIVIALSNSFNDIEDIDNAIYESLYSLNFATFYKNLGIIEYSYISNNIKDALYSKEYDKRIIEAIESEDAENQITNIINDMLDSIKTNKISFDLVKAYINYIVISISTYFNKLGFYIENEIESFSKKQFYFTNIDMVNEGLREVLINISKKLKQWNIKNNKGILLELERYIRENYNKNLTLKNVAQKHFIHPAYLGQLFKKHYGMYFNSYLQKIRIEEAKKFLKTTDMKLYEISQKVGYNDTDYFIQCFTKYCNMTPNQYRKSFNTKQ; from the coding sequence ATGTTTAAAGTCTTTTTGGTAGAAGATGAAATGTTTATGAGAGAAGGGTTAAAAAATATAATAGATTGGGAAGGTTATGGCTTTAAGATAATTGGCGAAGCTGAGGATGGTCAAGAGGCTTTAAACTTTCTTATAAAAGAACAGGTTGATTTATTATTAACTGATATAAAAATACCAATAATAAACGGTTTGGAATTAATTAAAAGAGTGAAAGAAAATATTTACCCTGCACCAGAAATTATTGTTATTAGTGGTTTTGCAGATTTTGAATATGCAAGAACAGCTTTAAGATATGGTGTTAGTAACTATTTATTAAAACCTGTTGAAGAAGAAGAACTGATAGATACTTTGTTAAAAATTAAATCAAAATTAAAAAAGAAGAGTATAAACATTGAATCTAATACCTTTCAATCTGAAAAATTGAAAGAGGATATAAAAAATAGAATATTAAGCAATAATATTAATCTATATGATGGGTATTACTTAGGAATTATTTATCTTAAAGATATTCTGAAGTGGCTTAATAATTTCCCAGATGAAAAAATAGATAACATATTACAACAAGTAGATTATACATTACTAAATTTAGGAATAAAAAACATATATTATTTAACAGAAAATGAAGGTAAATATTTTATTCTTTCAAAAGAAAAACAGCATTTTGAAAAGGTATTGGAAGTATTGATAAATAAATTGAATTTCTTAAATGAAATTGTAATTGCACTTTCTAATAGTTTTAATGACATAGAGGATATTGATAATGCTATTTATGAAAGTTTATATTCGTTAAATTTTGCAACATTTTATAAAAATTTAGGTATTATTGAATATAGTTATATTTCAAATAACATTAAAGATGCACTATATAGTAAAGAATATGATAAAAGAATAATTGAAGCAATTGAATCTGAAGATGCTGAAAATCAAATAACCAATATTATTAATGACATGTTAGATAGCATTAAGACAAATAAAATATCATTTGATTTAGTAAAGGCGTATATTAATTATATTGTTATATCAATTTCAACATATTTTAACAAATTAGGATTTTACATTGAAAACGAAATAGAATCATTTTCAAAAAAACAGTTTTACTTTACAAATATTGATATGGTTAATGAAGGATTAAGAGAGGTTCTTATTAATATATCTAAAAAGCTGAAGCAATGGAATATAAAAAACAATAAAGGAATACTTTTAGAACTTGAACGATATATTAGAGAAAATTATAATAAAAATCTTACATTAAAAAATGTTGCACAAAAACACTTTATTCACCCTGCATATTTAGGTCAACTGTTTAAGAAGCATTATGGTATGTATTTTAATTCATATCTACAGAAAATAAGAATTGAAGAAGCAAAAAAATTTTTAAAAACCACTGATATGAAACTTTATGAGATATCTCAAAAAGTTGGTTATAATGATACAGATTATTTCATTCAATGCTTTACAAAATACTGTAACATGACCCCTAATCAGTATAGAAAAAGCTTTAATACAAAACAATGA
- a CDS encoding sensor histidine kinase — MKFFNNISLFKKVIAIFILFIFTPIIISSIWFTIGIRYYVKDKIDSQIINSAQNAISNFKKNIDFAINFSYTIYSDKRVFEAINTRYETIEDFYDSYENNIKPILTNSRLLYPQIENLTILCNNPTVLNSDGFIKLDDETQKIIEGNNIKNKNLYVISGIQNEKAFVSLVMNLNFYEQYVQKYGKSNIKKFLKVDLNRVYLNNILSGLKNTHIYIIDNNGIVFFGDTLFYDRIKKFNEISKEINNKMIKVVIDSDLGKDIPYFSGWRLLITANYNEINKELLKQQVYYIIVGIISFVLAFFALLILSNSIVSRLALLVKHIKKAKNQNFEVISIDSGKDEIGETINEFNNMALQIKDLLEREIKYKLKEKELIIEKKQAEINALQNQINPHFLFNTLETIRMRSILKKEIETANAIKLLAKILKRVIRWERDLIQISEEIAAVKDYLEIQKYRFGDKLEFNIFVEEKAMKAKIPKMTLQPLVENSCVHGLENSKDKGIVTIDIYENGNNIYIISKDNGIGIEEQYLYKLIDDIKNNNNNGQNIGLKNIYKRLNLFFDDKFEFDIKNNELGGVNVIIKIPFIWENDNV, encoded by the coding sequence AATTTCTAATTTTAAAAAGAATATAGACTTTGCAATTAATTTTTCATACACTATTTATTCTGATAAAAGGGTTTTTGAGGCTATCAATACAAGGTATGAAACAATTGAGGATTTTTATGATTCATATGAAAATAATATAAAGCCAATACTTACAAATTCACGACTGCTTTACCCACAGATAGAGAACTTAACTATTCTTTGTAATAACCCAACTGTGCTTAACTCTGATGGCTTTATTAAACTTGATGATGAAACACAAAAGATTATTGAAGGTAATAATATTAAAAATAAAAATCTTTATGTGATAAGTGGTATTCAAAATGAAAAAGCATTTGTTAGCCTTGTCATGAACCTGAATTTTTATGAACAGTATGTGCAGAAATATGGAAAAAGCAATATAAAAAAATTCTTAAAAGTTGATTTAAACAGGGTATATTTAAATAATATTCTAAGTGGGCTTAAAAATACTCATATTTATATTATTGATAACAACGGTATTGTATTTTTCGGAGATACATTATTCTATGACAGAATTAAAAAATTCAATGAAATTTCAAAAGAAATAAATAATAAAATGATAAAAGTTGTTATTGATAGTGATCTCGGGAAGGATATACCTTATTTTAGCGGTTGGAGATTACTTATTACCGCTAATTATAATGAAATAAATAAAGAATTATTAAAACAGCAAGTTTATTACATTATTGTGGGTATAATAAGCTTCGTATTAGCTTTTTTTGCATTATTAATATTATCAAACTCGATTGTTTCTCGTTTAGCATTATTAGTCAAGCATATAAAAAAGGCAAAAAATCAAAATTTTGAAGTAATATCAATAGATTCAGGTAAAGATGAGATTGGTGAAACAATTAACGAATTTAATAATATGGCACTGCAGATAAAGGATTTATTGGAAAGGGAAATAAAATATAAACTAAAAGAAAAAGAGCTTATTATTGAAAAAAAACAAGCTGAAATAAATGCTTTACAAAACCAAATTAATCCTCACTTTTTATTTAATACATTGGAAACAATAAGAATGAGAAGTATATTGAAAAAAGAGATAGAAACTGCAAATGCAATTAAACTTTTAGCGAAAATTCTAAAAAGGGTTATTAGGTGGGAGAGGGATTTAATACAAATAAGTGAAGAAATTGCAGCAGTTAAGGATTATCTTGAGATACAAAAGTATAGATTTGGAGATAAATTAGAATTTAATATTTTTGTAGAAGAAAAAGCAATGAAGGCAAAAATACCAAAAATGACACTTCAACCTTTAGTTGAAAACTCGTGTGTTCATGGCCTTGAAAATAGTAAAGATAAAGGCATTGTAACAATAGATATATATGAAAATGGTAACAACATATACATAATAAGCAAGGATAATGGTATTGGAATAGAAGAACAATATCTTTATAAGCTTATTGATGATATTAAGAATAACAATAATAATGGCCAAAATATAGGTCTTAAGAATATTTATAAAAGACTTAATTTATTCTTTGATGATAAATTTGAATTTGATATTAAGAATAATGAGCTTGGTGGTGTGAATGTTATAATTAAAATACCTTTTATATGGGAGAATGACAATGTTTAA
- a CDS encoding ABC transporter permease, whose amino-acid sequence MMGTIKTLFRHKRFILGFVLFVMVLLFGIFGPIINSRNPFDTVGGLFTAPSNKYVLGTDNLGRDVLTELMHGTRTSLIIGFLGGIIATLIGVSIGAIAGYKGGTLEEVLMGFTNVVITIPTIVILILLSIAIKTRSLETMALIIGVTSWPWTARAVRAQASSLRTREHIDLAKISGFRSIEIIILDVIPYMFSYIAMAFILQFASGIMNEATLSMLGLGPFNTISLGVMLHWSLLWESVRVGAWWAFIPPVLFLSLTTFSLMCMNSSMDEIFNPRLRRS is encoded by the coding sequence ATGATGGGGACAATAAAGACATTATTCAGGCACAAGAGATTCATATTAGGCTTTGTACTATTTGTAATGGTGCTGTTATTTGGTATATTTGGGCCGATAATAAATAGCCGAAATCCATTTGACACAGTAGGAGGGTTATTTACAGCACCATCAAACAAGTATGTATTAGGGACAGATAATTTAGGTAGGGATGTTTTAACCGAGTTAATGCATGGTACCAGGACGTCATTGATAATAGGGTTTTTAGGAGGAATAATAGCAACATTAATAGGAGTGAGCATAGGGGCAATAGCAGGATATAAAGGAGGGACTTTAGAGGAGGTATTGATGGGATTTACCAATGTAGTAATAACAATACCTACGATAGTAATATTGATACTGTTGTCAATAGCCATAAAGACAAGGTCACTTGAGACAATGGCACTAATCATAGGAGTAACAAGCTGGCCGTGGACAGCCAGAGCAGTAAGGGCACAGGCATCAAGTTTAAGGACAAGGGAGCATATAGACCTGGCAAAGATATCAGGATTTAGGAGTATAGAGATAATCATATTAGATGTAATACCATATATGTTTTCATACATAGCCATGGCATTTATACTTCAATTTGCAAGTGGAATAATGAATGAGGCAACACTCAGTATGTTAGGGCTTGGGCCATTTAACACAATATCATTAGGAGTAATGTTGCACTGGTCATTGTTATGGGAATCGGTAAGGGTAGGAGCATGGTGGGCATTCATACCACCGGTATTGTTCTTATCATTAACAACATTTTCATTGATGTGTATGAACTCCAGTATGGACGAAATTTTTAATCCGAGGTTGAGAAGATCATGA
- a CDS encoding ABC transporter ATP-binding protein, which translates to MSEVINVTRELITIRNLRAYYKLDEGIDVKAVDGVSLELNEKEILGIAGESGCGKSTLASVLSFNINPPLYIKEGEIYIDRKDVVNMSKEEIRKEIKGSILSVVPQGAMNSLNPTQRVRRLIVDIMKEHYPEKEEEEILKEAKERAISLGLPERVLEAYPHQLSGGMKQRTIIMISTLLNPKILVADEPTSALDVSSQKSVIRMLVELTKKQIIQSVIFITHELPLLRHFTTRIAIMYAGKIVEIGPTEDVIFKPMHPYTEALMASMLVPEPEMKARRVEGIPGVPPDLKNPPKGCRFAPRCSKDKKMKICEEREPEVKSIGGRQIWCWRMQ; encoded by the coding sequence ATGAGTGAAGTAATAAATGTAACTAGGGAATTAATAACCATAAGGAACTTAAGGGCATATTACAAGTTAGATGAAGGAATAGATGTAAAGGCAGTAGATGGGGTAAGCCTTGAGTTAAATGAGAAAGAGATATTGGGGATAGCCGGTGAGAGCGGATGTGGGAAATCCACATTAGCAAGCGTGCTGTCATTTAATATAAACCCACCTTTGTACATAAAGGAAGGGGAGATATATATAGACAGAAAAGACGTAGTGAACATGAGCAAAGAGGAGATAAGGAAAGAGATAAAAGGGAGCATATTATCGGTAGTACCACAGGGGGCAATGAATTCATTAAACCCGACACAGAGGGTAAGGAGATTGATAGTAGATATAATGAAGGAACATTATCCAGAGAAGGAAGAGGAAGAGATACTAAAGGAAGCCAAGGAGAGAGCCATAAGTTTGGGGTTACCAGAGAGGGTATTAGAGGCATACCCACACCAATTGAGCGGGGGAATGAAGCAGAGGACAATAATAATGATATCAACGTTATTAAATCCAAAGATATTGGTAGCCGATGAGCCGACATCAGCGTTGGATGTATCATCACAAAAGAGCGTAATAAGGATGTTGGTGGAGTTAACAAAGAAGCAGATAATACAGAGTGTAATATTCATAACCCATGAGTTGCCGCTACTCAGGCATTTTACAACAAGGATAGCAATAATGTATGCGGGGAAGATAGTGGAGATAGGGCCAACAGAGGATGTGATATTTAAACCAATGCATCCATATACTGAGGCATTGATGGCATCCATGTTAGTACCTGAGCCTGAGATGAAGGCAAGGAGGGTAGAAGGGATACCGGGTGTACCTCCGGACTTAAAGAATCCACCTAAAGGATGCAGGTTTGCCCCGAGGTGTAGTAAGGATAAGAAGATGAAGATATGTGAGGAGAGGGAACCCGAAGTAAAAAGTATAGGTGGGAGACAGATATGGTGTTGGAGAATGCAGTAA
- a CDS encoding ABC transporter ATP-binding protein, producing MENAVNKTRQEEVKNKEILLKVENLRREFGSGSNKVIAVKDVNFEVRRGEIISLLGESGSGKTTVARMILRLLEPTSGRILYKGEDISKFKNRKKALNYWKHVQAVFQDPFSSFNIFYSVHRVLNNTYRLMDKEVGKEEREKEIRNALETVGLNPNELLNKKIFELSGGQRQRIMIARIILLKPDILIADEPTSMIDASSRVSILNYLMSLRTSYNMTIIFITHDIGLAYYTSDRLLVMNKGEIVEQGTADEVVENPKHEYTKKLLSDVPVIMRKWDL from the coding sequence TTGGAGAATGCAGTAAACAAAACAAGGCAAGAGGAAGTAAAAAATAAAGAGATATTATTAAAGGTAGAGAACTTAAGAAGGGAATTTGGGTCAGGGAGTAACAAGGTAATAGCGGTAAAGGATGTAAACTTTGAGGTAAGAAGGGGAGAGATAATATCATTATTAGGAGAGAGTGGAAGCGGTAAGACAACAGTAGCCAGGATGATATTAAGGCTTTTAGAGCCCACAAGTGGAAGGATACTATATAAAGGAGAAGATATCTCAAAGTTTAAGAATAGGAAGAAAGCCCTAAATTATTGGAAGCATGTACAGGCAGTATTCCAAGACCCATTTTCATCATTTAACATATTCTATTCAGTGCACAGGGTGTTAAATAACACATATAGATTAATGGATAAGGAAGTAGGGAAGGAAGAAAGGGAGAAGGAGATAAGAAATGCATTAGAAACAGTTGGGTTAAACCCGAATGAGCTACTTAATAAGAAGATATTTGAACTAAGCGGTGGACAGAGGCAGAGGATAATGATAGCCAGGATAATACTATTAAAGCCAGATATACTGATAGCAGATGAGCCAACATCGATGATAGATGCATCATCGAGGGTATCAATACTAAACTATTTGATGAGTTTAAGAACCAGTTATAATATGACAATAATATTCATAACCCATGATATAGGGTTAGCATATTACACAAGCGATAGGCTGCTTGTGATGAATAAAGGAGAGATAGTAGAGCAAGGGACAGCAGATGAGGTGGTTGAGAATCCTAAGCACGAGTATACCAAGAAGCTACTTTCAGATGTGCCGGTTATAATGAGAAAATGGGATCTATAA
- a CDS encoding glycoside hydrolase family 130 protein, whose translation MGELKIFTESIPNIPWEDRPQGSKDLVWRYSQNPIIKRDHIKRSNSIFNSAVVTYNGKFAGVFRVDDKQRSMNVHAGYSEDGYNWVLTEDPIDFIQETRDPLVSSYKYDPRVTKIEDKYYISWCNGYYGPTIGIGYTYDFKKFYQIENAFLPFNRNGVLFPRKINGKYAMLSRPSDNGHTPFGDIFYSESPDMIHWGCHRYVMGAGHHWGGWQSLKIGAGPTPIETSEGWLLIYHGVLLSCNGYVYSFGAALLDLEKPWIVKYRSKDYLMSPQTLYECVGDVPNVAFPCAALCDQDTGRLAIYYGGADTVVGLAFGYVQEIIDHLKAEGHKLNP comes from the coding sequence ATGGGAGAATTAAAGATTTTTACAGAATCAATTCCAAATATTCCTTGGGAGGATAGGCCACAAGGGTCAAAGGATCTTGTTTGGAGATATTCTCAAAACCCAATTATTAAAAGAGACCATATAAAAAGGTCAAATAGTATTTTCAATAGTGCTGTTGTTACTTACAACGGAAAATTTGCTGGTGTTTTCAGAGTAGATGACAAACAAAGATCAATGAATGTACATGCTGGTTATAGCGAAGATGGATATAACTGGGTTTTAACAGAAGATCCAATTGATTTTATACAAGAGACAAGAGACCCTCTTGTAAGCTCATATAAATATGATCCAAGGGTAACAAAAATTGAAGATAAATATTACATTTCATGGTGTAATGGATATTATGGTCCAACAATAGGTATTGGTTATACTTATGACTTTAAGAAATTTTATCAAATAGAAAATGCATTTTTGCCATTCAATAGAAATGGTGTTTTATTTCCAAGAAAGATAAATGGGAAATACGCAATGTTAAGCCGTCCATCTGACAATGGGCATACACCATTTGGTGATATATTTTACAGCGAAAGTCCAGACATGATTCACTGGGGCTGCCATAGATATGTTATGGGAGCAGGTCATCATTGGGGTGGTTGGCAATCATTAAAGATAGGTGCTGGTCCTACTCCAATTGAGACAAGCGAAGGATGGCTACTTATATATCATGGTGTTCTTCTCTCATGTAATGGTTATGTTTATAGTTTTGGAGCAGCTTTGCTTGATTTAGAAAAGCCTTGGATAGTAAAATATAGATCAAAAGACTATTTGATGTCACCACAAACACTTTATGAATGTGTTGGTGATGTTCCAAATGTTGCATTCCCATGTGCAGCACTTTGTGATCAAGACACAGGAAGACTTGCTATTTATTATGGTGGTGCTGATACAGTTGTAGGCCTTGCATTTGGATATGTTCAAGAAATAATTGATCATTTAAAAGCTGAAGGACACAAGCTTAATCCATAA
- a CDS encoding ABC transporter permease codes for MKSKFGQYLMRKVAWYLLALYIAISLNFFLPRLIPGNPVQVIISQLTRGGALQGDAVKRLYETYMKEFGLDKPLIMQYFAYLRNILRGDLGTSFMLYPGKVIDLIKEALPWTLGLQIPAILIGWIIGNLLGAFSAYKGKKFDGVVFTTSLVFSNIPYYCLAIILLYLFAVKWPVLPTGGGYDFGFMPSFSLDFIGNVLTHYILPFSSLVLVAIGGQAIGMRQMALYELTTDYVNYSRTLGLKDKKIIRYVFRNAMLPQVTGLALSFGTMMAGALITETVFSYPGVGSLLFSAVRQVDYPLIQGCTLFITVAVLLANFLVEIAYGFIDPRIRAAQEGER; via the coding sequence ATGAAATCGAAATTTGGACAATATTTAATGAGGAAGGTAGCATGGTATTTATTAGCCCTATATATAGCAATAAGCCTAAACTTTTTCTTACCGAGATTAATACCCGGGAATCCAGTGCAGGTAATAATAAGCCAGCTAACAAGAGGAGGAGCACTGCAAGGAGATGCAGTAAAGAGGCTATATGAAACATACATGAAGGAGTTTGGGCTTGATAAGCCATTGATAATGCAGTATTTTGCATATTTAAGGAATATACTAAGAGGGGATTTAGGGACATCATTTATGTTGTATCCAGGTAAGGTAATAGATTTAATAAAAGAGGCATTGCCATGGACATTAGGGCTACAGATACCAGCAATATTGATAGGATGGATAATAGGGAACTTACTTGGAGCATTTAGTGCATACAAGGGAAAGAAGTTTGATGGAGTAGTATTTACAACATCATTGGTATTTTCAAACATACCCTATTACTGTTTAGCAATAATACTACTATACCTATTTGCAGTAAAATGGCCGGTGCTGCCAACAGGAGGAGGATATGACTTTGGATTTATGCCATCATTTTCATTAGACTTTATAGGGAATGTACTCACCCACTACATACTGCCGTTTAGTTCGTTGGTGTTAGTAGCAATAGGTGGGCAGGCGATAGGGATGAGACAGATGGCGTTATATGAGCTTACAACAGATTATGTAAACTATTCAAGGACACTTGGATTAAAGGATAAGAAGATAATAAGGTATGTGTTCAGGAATGCGATGTTACCACAGGTAACAGGGCTTGCATTATCATTTGGGACCATGATGGCAGGGGCATTGATAACCGAGACAGTATTTTCATATCCTGGAGTAGGGAGTTTATTATTTTCAGCAGTAAGGCAGGTAGACTACCCATTGATACAGGGATGTACCCTGTTTATAACGGTAGCAGTGTTATTAGCAAACTTTTTAGTAGAGATAGCATACGGGTTTATAGACCCAAGAATAAGAGCAGCACAAGAGGGTGAGAGATGA